The segment CCGCCGAGGTTGCCGTCCAGGAAGGAGGCGAGGGTGTACTCGATCTTCACCTTCCCCGACTTCGCGAGCGCGGCGAGCGTCGCCCCCGACGCGCTCTCGAAGCTCTTGCAGATCGGGCACCGCAGGTCCTCGTACACCTGGACGGTGTTCTTCGCCGACTCCTGGCCGACGATGATCGTCGTCCCGTCCGAGCCCATCTTCGCCGGGATCGAGGCGAGCACAGCGGGGTCCGACAGCGCCGGCCCGCCCGTCGCCGAGGCCGTCGAGGACGGCGTGGCCTTGGCGTCGGAGTCGGTCGTCACAGAGCTGAGCGGGTCGCAGGCCGTCAGGGACAGCATGACCAGCACAGCGGCGGCGGTAGTCGCTGCGGTGGCGGCGGCGGTGATTCGTACGGCCATGAACAGAGGTCCCTTCCGATTGCCCGTCACCCCGAACGCTAGGGGCTGGCAGGGCCCTTTGGGTAACCGGAGAAAATCCCTCAGGTCTGTCACAGCTTCGCAGCAATGAGTAACGGTGGCGGGGGTCCCCGCGCCCCGCCCGCCCGGACCGGGTAATTTCGTTGACGTGGCTGGAATCAGGAACTCAGACGGACCGCAGAACACGCCGTACGGCTACGGCTACGCCCCCTCCGTGGAGGGCGAGCCGGAGTACTTCGGCGCGCCTGGCCACGGCCCCGCGCCGGCCTCGTCGTACGACGACAACCCCGGCCACACCGTCGCCTTCTCCGTCGGCGACACCCCCGACGCGCAGGCCGACGGCGACCAGGACCACGTCGCCACCTACCGCGCCGGCCAGACCACGGCCCCGCCCTCCGGCCCCCGCCTGCCCTGGAAGCAGCTGATCAGCGGCATCGTGCTCCGCCCCGCAGCCACCTTCCTGCAGATGCGCGACTACCAGGTCTGGGCCCCGGCCCTGCTGGTCACCTTCCTCTACGGCCTGCTGGCCGTCTTCGGCTTCGACGCCGCCCGCGAAGACGTCCTGAACTCCACCTTCTCCACCAGCATCCCCTGGATGATCAGCACCGCCGTCGCCGTCATCCTCTCCGGCCTCATGCTCGGCGCCGTGACCAACTCCCTCGCCCGCCAGTTCGGCGGCGACGGCGCCTGGGCCCCCACCATCGGCCTCGCCATGCTCATCACCGCCCTCACCGACGCCCCCCGCCTCCTCTTCGCCGTCTTCCTCGGCGGCGCCAACAGCTTCGTCCAGGTCCTCGGCTGGCTCACCTGGCTCGCCTGCGCCGCCCTCCTCACCTCCATGGTCACCAAGTCCCACGACCTCCCCTGGCCCAAGGCCCTCGGCGCCGCCTCCATCCAGCTCATCGCCCTGCTGGTGCTCTTCAAGCTCCCGGTGATCTAGAACCCGGCGTGCGTACGCGTAAGGGGCGCCCTCCATTGGAGGACGCCCCTTACACATTTGGACACATACGGCTGGTTACGAATCCAGCACCTGTCCGGCCCGACGCACGACAGGCGGATCGACGCTCCAGGGGAAGTTGATCCACTCGTCGGTCCGCTTCCACACGTACTCGCACTTCACCAGCGACTGCGTCTTCTCGTAGATCACCGCGCTGCGCACCTCGGCCACATTGCCCACGCAGAAGTCGTGCACGAGCTTCAGCGTCTTGCCCGTATCGGCCACGTCATCCGCGATCAGCACCCGCTTCCGCGAGAAGTCGATCACGTTCGGCACCGGCGCCAGCATGACCGGCATCTCCAGGGTC is part of the Streptomyces sp. NBC_01262 genome and harbors:
- a CDS encoding DsbA family protein; translation: MAVRITAAATAATTAAAVLVMLSLTACDPLSSVTTDSDAKATPSSTASATGGPALSDPAVLASIPAKMGSDGTTIIVGQESAKNTVQVYEDLRCPICKSFESASGATLAALAKSGKVKIEYTLASFLDGNLGGGGSKRAANALRASVEQGKFVPYHEALYANQPEESNDGFTADFLLSIAGKVDGLRTTAFETAVKKGTYDSFVQASEKAFLNSGASGTPYVKINGKAVSGDDAAKLHDATQFAALLKEYGVS
- a CDS encoding phosphoribosyltransferase, translating into MGDGVRENLTYEGFGTAVRELAQTIADDGYEPDIVLSIARGGVFVAGGLAYALDCKNIHLVNVEFYTGVGTTLEMPVMLAPVPNVIDFSRKRVLIADDVADTGKTLKLVHDFCVGNVAEVRSAVIYEKTQSLVKCEYVWKRTDEWINFPWSVDPPVVRRAGQVLDS
- a CDS encoding Yip1 family protein produces the protein MAGIRNSDGPQNTPYGYGYAPSVEGEPEYFGAPGHGPAPASSYDDNPGHTVAFSVGDTPDAQADGDQDHVATYRAGQTTAPPSGPRLPWKQLISGIVLRPAATFLQMRDYQVWAPALLVTFLYGLLAVFGFDAAREDVLNSTFSTSIPWMISTAVAVILSGLMLGAVTNSLARQFGGDGAWAPTIGLAMLITALTDAPRLLFAVFLGGANSFVQVLGWLTWLACAALLTSMVTKSHDLPWPKALGAASIQLIALLVLFKLPVI